One part of the Cyprinus carpio isolate SPL01 chromosome B12, ASM1834038v1, whole genome shotgun sequence genome encodes these proteins:
- the LOC109061013 gene encoding rho GTPase-activating protein 44-like isoform X2: MKKQFNRMRQLANQTVGRAEKTEVLSEDLLQVEKRLELVKQVSHSTHKKLTGCLQGQQGVDVDKRSVRSPSKKLPLTSLAQCLVEGAVILGDDSLLGKMLKICGETQDRLAQELLLFELQIERDVVEPLYTLSEVEIPNIQKQRKHLAKLVLDMDSARTRWQQSSKSSTLTNKDTPTGAKADALREEMEEAAIRMEICRDQLSADMYSFMAKEIDNANYFQTLIEVQAEYHRKSLELLQNVLPQIKAQQESWVEKPCYGKPLEEHLTLSGREIAFPIEACVTMLLDCGLQEEGLFRVAPSASKLKKLKASLDCGVLDFQEYSADPHAIAGALKSYLRELPEPLLTFDLYDDWIQASNIVDQDKRLQVLFSTCEKLPTANSNNFKYLVKFLAKLNEYQDYNKMTPGNIAIVLGPNLLWAHTEGNITEMMTTVSLQIVGIIEPIIQHADWFFPEEIEFNVTGNYGSPVHTNHNANFSSMPSPDLDQSDRRQQDQSRRPLSVATDNMMLEFYKKDGIRKIQSMGVRVMDTSWVSRRGSSSSSRKSSSTPPSLQLPSDSLSLEQMADDSASPSQTPPPISADRTSTQKNKEPSPVIGQRGVSPTAPSAGHNQLSDLSPHTLHRVSKKLAPIPPKGPYSPSSCVSDLSPGPSPVSLSPTPPSTPSSYSFSYPQGSVLTSPGHSQTLAGTLPKSRPKPPRQRPSLPPPQPPPPDALSAGENMSTDSCCDLDVPVISVELDGRYRNSVDLLESEEESESTAL, from the exons aagAAGCTTCCCCTGACGTCTCTGGCTCAGTGTCTGGTGGAAGGAGCTGTGATTCTGGGTGACGATTCTCTGCTGGG gaagatGCTGAAGATCTGTGGAGAGACGCAGGACAGACTCGCTCAAGAACTTCTGCTGTTTGAGCTCCAGATCGAGCGAGACGTCGTTGAGCCGCTGTACACTCTCTctgag GTTGAAATTCCcaacattcagaaacaaagaaaacatttagcAAAACTGGTTCTGGACATGGATTCTGCTCGCACAcg GTGGCAGCAGTCGTCCAAATCCTCAACTCTGACTAATAAGGACACGCCCACCGGGGCCAAAGCCGACGCCCTCAGGGAGGAGATGGAGGAGGCGGCCATTCGCATGGAGATCTGTAGA GATCAGCTCTCGGCGGACATGTATAGTTTCATGGCCAAAGAAATCGACAATGCAAACTACTTCCAGACG CTGATCGAGGTTCAGGCCGAGTACCACAGGAAGTCTTTGGAGCTACTCCAGAATGTTCTGCCACAAATTAAAGCGCAACAGG AGTCGTGGGTGGAGAAGCCGTGTTACGGGAAACCGTTAGAGGAGCACCTGACTCTGAGCGGGAGAGAAATTGCTTTCCCCATCGAAGCGTGTGTGACCATGCTGCTGGACTGTGGCCTACAGGAGGAG ggtTTGTTTCGAGTTGCTCCGTCTGCCTCGAAGCTGAAGAAGCTGAAGGCGTCTCTGGACTGCGGGGTGCTGGACTTTCAGGAATATTCTGCAGATCCTCACGCCATCGCAG GTGCTCTGAAATCATACCTGCGAGAGCTACCCGAACCCctgctgacctttgacctttatgATGACTGGATTCAGGCATCGAA tATTGTGGATCAGGACAAGCGTCTGCAAGTGTTGTTCTCGACCTGTGAGAAACTTCCTACAGCTAACAGCAACAACTTCAA GTATTTGGTAAAATTTCTTGCCAAGTTGAACGAGTATCAGGATTACAATAAAATGACGCCAGGAAACATTGCAATTGTTCTGGGGCCAAACCTGCTTTGGGCGCATACAGAGGG GAACATCACAGAGATGATGACCACAGTCTCGCTGCAGATCGTGGGGATCATTGAGCCCATCATCCAGCATGCTGATTGGTTCTTCCCCGAAG AGATCGAGTTTAACGTGACGGGAAACTACGGCAGCCCCGTCCACACCAATCACAACGCCAACTTCAGCTCCATGCCGTCGCCGGACTTGGACCAATCAGATCGCAGGCAGCAGGACCAGAGCCGACGCCCACTCAGCGTCGCCACCGACAACATGATGCTGGAGTTCTACAAGAAAGACGG CATTAGGAAAATCCAGAG TATGGGAGTGCGAGTGATGGACACTTCCTGGGTTTCTCGGAGAGGCTCCTCCTCCTCGTCTCGTAAGAGTTCCTCGACTCCGCCCAGCCTTCAGCTGCCCTCTGATTCACTGAGCCTCGAGCAGATGGCTGATGACTCCGCCTCCCCCTCACAGACTCCGCCCCCCATCAGCGCCGATAGGACCAG CACCCAGAAGAATAAGGAGCCCTCGCCTGTGATTGGTCAAAGAGGCGTTTCACCAACGGCTCCCTCTGCTGGACACAACCAGCTGTCTGACCTGAGCCCTCACACGCTGCACAGAG TTTCCAAGAAGCTGGCCCCCATCCCTCCCAAGGGTCCGTACTCTCCGTCCAGCTGTGTGTCAGATCTGTCTCCGGGTCCGTCTCCGGTCAGTCTGTCCCCGACGCCCCCCAGCACCCCGTCCTCATACAGCTTCAGTTACCCGCAGGGCTCCGTCCTCACCTCGCCCGGACACAGCCAGACGCTCGCCGGGACCCTGCCCAAATCACGGCCCAAACCCCCCCGCCAGAGACCCAGCCTGCCCCCCCCGCAGCCGCCGCCGCCGGACGCTCTGTCCGCCGGGGAGAACATGTCTACAG ACTCGTGCTGTGATTTGGACGTTCCCGTAATAAGCGTGGAACTGGACGGGAGATACAGGAACTCTGTGGATCTTCTGGAGTCAGAGGAGGAGTCGGAGAGCACCGCCCTTTGA
- the LOC109061013 gene encoding rho GTPase-activating protein 44-like isoform X4, which yields MKKQFNRMRQLANQTVGRAEKTEVLSEDLLQVEKRLELVKQVSHSTHKKLTGCLQGQQGVDVDKRSVRSPSKKLPLTSLAQCLVEGAVILGDDSLLGKMLKICGETQDRLAQELLLFELQIERDVVEPLYTLSEVEIPNIQKQRKHLAKLVLDMDSARTRWQQSSKSSTLTNKDTPTGAKADALREEMEEAAIRMEICRDQLSADMYSFMAKEIDNANYFQTLIEVQAEYHRKSLELLQNVLPQIKAQQESWVEKPCYGKPLEEHLTLSGREIAFPIEACVTMLLDCGLQEEGLFRVAPSASKLKKLKASLDCGVLDFQEYSADPHAIAGALKSYLRELPEPLLTFDLYDDWIQASNIVDQDKRLQVLFSTCEKLPTANSNNFKYLVKFLAKLNEYQDYNKMTPGNIAIVLGPNLLWAHTEGNITEMMTTVSLQIVGIIEPIIQHADWFFPEEIEFNVTGNYGSPVHTNHNANFSSMPSPDLDQSDRRQQDQSRRPLSVATDNMMLEFYKKDGMGVRVMDTSWVSRRGSSSSSRKSSSTPPSLQLPSDSLSLEQMADDSASPSQTPPPISADRTSTQKNKEPSPVIGQRGVSPTAPSAGHNQLSDLSPHTLHRVSKKLAPIPPKGPYSPSSCVSDLSPGPSPVSLSPTPPSTPSSYSFSYPQGSVLTSPGHSQTLAGTLPKSRPKPPRQRPSLPPPQPPPPDALSAGENMSTDSCCDLDVPVISVELDGRYRNSVDLLESEEESESTAL from the exons aagAAGCTTCCCCTGACGTCTCTGGCTCAGTGTCTGGTGGAAGGAGCTGTGATTCTGGGTGACGATTCTCTGCTGGG gaagatGCTGAAGATCTGTGGAGAGACGCAGGACAGACTCGCTCAAGAACTTCTGCTGTTTGAGCTCCAGATCGAGCGAGACGTCGTTGAGCCGCTGTACACTCTCTctgag GTTGAAATTCCcaacattcagaaacaaagaaaacatttagcAAAACTGGTTCTGGACATGGATTCTGCTCGCACAcg GTGGCAGCAGTCGTCCAAATCCTCAACTCTGACTAATAAGGACACGCCCACCGGGGCCAAAGCCGACGCCCTCAGGGAGGAGATGGAGGAGGCGGCCATTCGCATGGAGATCTGTAGA GATCAGCTCTCGGCGGACATGTATAGTTTCATGGCCAAAGAAATCGACAATGCAAACTACTTCCAGACG CTGATCGAGGTTCAGGCCGAGTACCACAGGAAGTCTTTGGAGCTACTCCAGAATGTTCTGCCACAAATTAAAGCGCAACAGG AGTCGTGGGTGGAGAAGCCGTGTTACGGGAAACCGTTAGAGGAGCACCTGACTCTGAGCGGGAGAGAAATTGCTTTCCCCATCGAAGCGTGTGTGACCATGCTGCTGGACTGTGGCCTACAGGAGGAG ggtTTGTTTCGAGTTGCTCCGTCTGCCTCGAAGCTGAAGAAGCTGAAGGCGTCTCTGGACTGCGGGGTGCTGGACTTTCAGGAATATTCTGCAGATCCTCACGCCATCGCAG GTGCTCTGAAATCATACCTGCGAGAGCTACCCGAACCCctgctgacctttgacctttatgATGACTGGATTCAGGCATCGAA tATTGTGGATCAGGACAAGCGTCTGCAAGTGTTGTTCTCGACCTGTGAGAAACTTCCTACAGCTAACAGCAACAACTTCAA GTATTTGGTAAAATTTCTTGCCAAGTTGAACGAGTATCAGGATTACAATAAAATGACGCCAGGAAACATTGCAATTGTTCTGGGGCCAAACCTGCTTTGGGCGCATACAGAGGG GAACATCACAGAGATGATGACCACAGTCTCGCTGCAGATCGTGGGGATCATTGAGCCCATCATCCAGCATGCTGATTGGTTCTTCCCCGAAG AGATCGAGTTTAACGTGACGGGAAACTACGGCAGCCCCGTCCACACCAATCACAACGCCAACTTCAGCTCCATGCCGTCGCCGGACTTGGACCAATCAGATCGCAGGCAGCAGGACCAGAGCCGACGCCCACTCAGCGTCGCCACCGACAACATGATGCTGGAGTTCTACAAGAAAGACGG TATGGGAGTGCGAGTGATGGACACTTCCTGGGTTTCTCGGAGAGGCTCCTCCTCCTCGTCTCGTAAGAGTTCCTCGACTCCGCCCAGCCTTCAGCTGCCCTCTGATTCACTGAGCCTCGAGCAGATGGCTGATGACTCCGCCTCCCCCTCACAGACTCCGCCCCCCATCAGCGCCGATAGGACCAG CACCCAGAAGAATAAGGAGCCCTCGCCTGTGATTGGTCAAAGAGGCGTTTCACCAACGGCTCCCTCTGCTGGACACAACCAGCTGTCTGACCTGAGCCCTCACACGCTGCACAGAG TTTCCAAGAAGCTGGCCCCCATCCCTCCCAAGGGTCCGTACTCTCCGTCCAGCTGTGTGTCAGATCTGTCTCCGGGTCCGTCTCCGGTCAGTCTGTCCCCGACGCCCCCCAGCACCCCGTCCTCATACAGCTTCAGTTACCCGCAGGGCTCCGTCCTCACCTCGCCCGGACACAGCCAGACGCTCGCCGGGACCCTGCCCAAATCACGGCCCAAACCCCCCCGCCAGAGACCCAGCCTGCCCCCCCCGCAGCCGCCGCCGCCGGACGCTCTGTCCGCCGGGGAGAACATGTCTACAG ACTCGTGCTGTGATTTGGACGTTCCCGTAATAAGCGTGGAACTGGACGGGAGATACAGGAACTCTGTGGATCTTCTGGAGTCAGAGGAGGAGTCGGAGAGCACCGCCCTTTGA
- the LOC109061013 gene encoding rho GTPase-activating protein 44-like isoform X3: MKKQFNRMRQLANQTVGRAEKTEVLSEDLLQVEKRLELVKQVSHSTHKKLTGCLQGQQGVDVDKRSVRSPSKKLPLTSLAQCLVEGAVILGDDSLLGKMLKICGETQDRLAQELLLFELQIERDVVEPLYTLSEVEIPNIQKQRKHLAKLVLDMDSARTRWQQSSKSSTLTNKDTPTGAKADALREEMEEAAIRMEICRDQLSADMYSFMAKEIDNANYFQTLIEVQAEYHRKSLELLQNVLPQIKAQQESWVEKPCYGKPLEEHLTLSGREIAFPIEACVTMLLDCGLQEEGLFRVAPSASKLKKLKASLDCGVLDFQEYSADPHAIAGALKSYLRELPEPLLTFDLYDDWIQASNSIVDQDKRLQVLFSTCEKLPTANSNNFKYLVKFLAKLNEYQDYNKMTPGNIAIVLGPNLLWAHTEGNITEMMTTVSLQIVGIIEPIIQHADWFFPEEIEFNVTGNYGSPVHTNHNANFSSMPSPDLDQSDRRQQDQSRRPLSVATDNMMLEFYKKDGMGVRVMDTSWVSRRGSSSSSRKSSSTPPSLQLPSDSLSLEQMADDSASPSQTPPPISADRTSTQKNKEPSPVIGQRGVSPTAPSAGHNQLSDLSPHTLHRVSKKLAPIPPKGPYSPSSCVSDLSPGPSPVSLSPTPPSTPSSYSFSYPQGSVLTSPGHSQTLAGTLPKSRPKPPRQRPSLPPPQPPPPDALSAGENMSTDSCCDLDVPVISVELDGRYRNSVDLLESEEESESTAL, translated from the exons aagAAGCTTCCCCTGACGTCTCTGGCTCAGTGTCTGGTGGAAGGAGCTGTGATTCTGGGTGACGATTCTCTGCTGGG gaagatGCTGAAGATCTGTGGAGAGACGCAGGACAGACTCGCTCAAGAACTTCTGCTGTTTGAGCTCCAGATCGAGCGAGACGTCGTTGAGCCGCTGTACACTCTCTctgag GTTGAAATTCCcaacattcagaaacaaagaaaacatttagcAAAACTGGTTCTGGACATGGATTCTGCTCGCACAcg GTGGCAGCAGTCGTCCAAATCCTCAACTCTGACTAATAAGGACACGCCCACCGGGGCCAAAGCCGACGCCCTCAGGGAGGAGATGGAGGAGGCGGCCATTCGCATGGAGATCTGTAGA GATCAGCTCTCGGCGGACATGTATAGTTTCATGGCCAAAGAAATCGACAATGCAAACTACTTCCAGACG CTGATCGAGGTTCAGGCCGAGTACCACAGGAAGTCTTTGGAGCTACTCCAGAATGTTCTGCCACAAATTAAAGCGCAACAGG AGTCGTGGGTGGAGAAGCCGTGTTACGGGAAACCGTTAGAGGAGCACCTGACTCTGAGCGGGAGAGAAATTGCTTTCCCCATCGAAGCGTGTGTGACCATGCTGCTGGACTGTGGCCTACAGGAGGAG ggtTTGTTTCGAGTTGCTCCGTCTGCCTCGAAGCTGAAGAAGCTGAAGGCGTCTCTGGACTGCGGGGTGCTGGACTTTCAGGAATATTCTGCAGATCCTCACGCCATCGCAG GTGCTCTGAAATCATACCTGCGAGAGCTACCCGAACCCctgctgacctttgacctttatgATGACTGGATTCAGGCATCGAA cagtATTGTGGATCAGGACAAGCGTCTGCAAGTGTTGTTCTCGACCTGTGAGAAACTTCCTACAGCTAACAGCAACAACTTCAA GTATTTGGTAAAATTTCTTGCCAAGTTGAACGAGTATCAGGATTACAATAAAATGACGCCAGGAAACATTGCAATTGTTCTGGGGCCAAACCTGCTTTGGGCGCATACAGAGGG GAACATCACAGAGATGATGACCACAGTCTCGCTGCAGATCGTGGGGATCATTGAGCCCATCATCCAGCATGCTGATTGGTTCTTCCCCGAAG AGATCGAGTTTAACGTGACGGGAAACTACGGCAGCCCCGTCCACACCAATCACAACGCCAACTTCAGCTCCATGCCGTCGCCGGACTTGGACCAATCAGATCGCAGGCAGCAGGACCAGAGCCGACGCCCACTCAGCGTCGCCACCGACAACATGATGCTGGAGTTCTACAAGAAAGACGG TATGGGAGTGCGAGTGATGGACACTTCCTGGGTTTCTCGGAGAGGCTCCTCCTCCTCGTCTCGTAAGAGTTCCTCGACTCCGCCCAGCCTTCAGCTGCCCTCTGATTCACTGAGCCTCGAGCAGATGGCTGATGACTCCGCCTCCCCCTCACAGACTCCGCCCCCCATCAGCGCCGATAGGACCAG CACCCAGAAGAATAAGGAGCCCTCGCCTGTGATTGGTCAAAGAGGCGTTTCACCAACGGCTCCCTCTGCTGGACACAACCAGCTGTCTGACCTGAGCCCTCACACGCTGCACAGAG TTTCCAAGAAGCTGGCCCCCATCCCTCCCAAGGGTCCGTACTCTCCGTCCAGCTGTGTGTCAGATCTGTCTCCGGGTCCGTCTCCGGTCAGTCTGTCCCCGACGCCCCCCAGCACCCCGTCCTCATACAGCTTCAGTTACCCGCAGGGCTCCGTCCTCACCTCGCCCGGACACAGCCAGACGCTCGCCGGGACCCTGCCCAAATCACGGCCCAAACCCCCCCGCCAGAGACCCAGCCTGCCCCCCCCGCAGCCGCCGCCGCCGGACGCTCTGTCCGCCGGGGAGAACATGTCTACAG ACTCGTGCTGTGATTTGGACGTTCCCGTAATAAGCGTGGAACTGGACGGGAGATACAGGAACTCTGTGGATCTTCTGGAGTCAGAGGAGGAGTCGGAGAGCACCGCCCTTTGA
- the LOC109061013 gene encoding rho GTPase-activating protein 44-like isoform X1, translated as MKKQFNRMRQLANQTVGRAEKTEVLSEDLLQVEKRLELVKQVSHSTHKKLTGCLQGQQGVDVDKRSVRSPSKKLPLTSLAQCLVEGAVILGDDSLLGKMLKICGETQDRLAQELLLFELQIERDVVEPLYTLSEVEIPNIQKQRKHLAKLVLDMDSARTRWQQSSKSSTLTNKDTPTGAKADALREEMEEAAIRMEICRDQLSADMYSFMAKEIDNANYFQTLIEVQAEYHRKSLELLQNVLPQIKAQQESWVEKPCYGKPLEEHLTLSGREIAFPIEACVTMLLDCGLQEEGLFRVAPSASKLKKLKASLDCGVLDFQEYSADPHAIAGALKSYLRELPEPLLTFDLYDDWIQASNSIVDQDKRLQVLFSTCEKLPTANSNNFKYLVKFLAKLNEYQDYNKMTPGNIAIVLGPNLLWAHTEGNITEMMTTVSLQIVGIIEPIIQHADWFFPEEIEFNVTGNYGSPVHTNHNANFSSMPSPDLDQSDRRQQDQSRRPLSVATDNMMLEFYKKDGIRKIQSMGVRVMDTSWVSRRGSSSSSRKSSSTPPSLQLPSDSLSLEQMADDSASPSQTPPPISADRTSTQKNKEPSPVIGQRGVSPTAPSAGHNQLSDLSPHTLHRVSKKLAPIPPKGPYSPSSCVSDLSPGPSPVSLSPTPPSTPSSYSFSYPQGSVLTSPGHSQTLAGTLPKSRPKPPRQRPSLPPPQPPPPDALSAGENMSTDSCCDLDVPVISVELDGRYRNSVDLLESEEESESTAL; from the exons aagAAGCTTCCCCTGACGTCTCTGGCTCAGTGTCTGGTGGAAGGAGCTGTGATTCTGGGTGACGATTCTCTGCTGGG gaagatGCTGAAGATCTGTGGAGAGACGCAGGACAGACTCGCTCAAGAACTTCTGCTGTTTGAGCTCCAGATCGAGCGAGACGTCGTTGAGCCGCTGTACACTCTCTctgag GTTGAAATTCCcaacattcagaaacaaagaaaacatttagcAAAACTGGTTCTGGACATGGATTCTGCTCGCACAcg GTGGCAGCAGTCGTCCAAATCCTCAACTCTGACTAATAAGGACACGCCCACCGGGGCCAAAGCCGACGCCCTCAGGGAGGAGATGGAGGAGGCGGCCATTCGCATGGAGATCTGTAGA GATCAGCTCTCGGCGGACATGTATAGTTTCATGGCCAAAGAAATCGACAATGCAAACTACTTCCAGACG CTGATCGAGGTTCAGGCCGAGTACCACAGGAAGTCTTTGGAGCTACTCCAGAATGTTCTGCCACAAATTAAAGCGCAACAGG AGTCGTGGGTGGAGAAGCCGTGTTACGGGAAACCGTTAGAGGAGCACCTGACTCTGAGCGGGAGAGAAATTGCTTTCCCCATCGAAGCGTGTGTGACCATGCTGCTGGACTGTGGCCTACAGGAGGAG ggtTTGTTTCGAGTTGCTCCGTCTGCCTCGAAGCTGAAGAAGCTGAAGGCGTCTCTGGACTGCGGGGTGCTGGACTTTCAGGAATATTCTGCAGATCCTCACGCCATCGCAG GTGCTCTGAAATCATACCTGCGAGAGCTACCCGAACCCctgctgacctttgacctttatgATGACTGGATTCAGGCATCGAA cagtATTGTGGATCAGGACAAGCGTCTGCAAGTGTTGTTCTCGACCTGTGAGAAACTTCCTACAGCTAACAGCAACAACTTCAA GTATTTGGTAAAATTTCTTGCCAAGTTGAACGAGTATCAGGATTACAATAAAATGACGCCAGGAAACATTGCAATTGTTCTGGGGCCAAACCTGCTTTGGGCGCATACAGAGGG GAACATCACAGAGATGATGACCACAGTCTCGCTGCAGATCGTGGGGATCATTGAGCCCATCATCCAGCATGCTGATTGGTTCTTCCCCGAAG AGATCGAGTTTAACGTGACGGGAAACTACGGCAGCCCCGTCCACACCAATCACAACGCCAACTTCAGCTCCATGCCGTCGCCGGACTTGGACCAATCAGATCGCAGGCAGCAGGACCAGAGCCGACGCCCACTCAGCGTCGCCACCGACAACATGATGCTGGAGTTCTACAAGAAAGACGG CATTAGGAAAATCCAGAG TATGGGAGTGCGAGTGATGGACACTTCCTGGGTTTCTCGGAGAGGCTCCTCCTCCTCGTCTCGTAAGAGTTCCTCGACTCCGCCCAGCCTTCAGCTGCCCTCTGATTCACTGAGCCTCGAGCAGATGGCTGATGACTCCGCCTCCCCCTCACAGACTCCGCCCCCCATCAGCGCCGATAGGACCAG CACCCAGAAGAATAAGGAGCCCTCGCCTGTGATTGGTCAAAGAGGCGTTTCACCAACGGCTCCCTCTGCTGGACACAACCAGCTGTCTGACCTGAGCCCTCACACGCTGCACAGAG TTTCCAAGAAGCTGGCCCCCATCCCTCCCAAGGGTCCGTACTCTCCGTCCAGCTGTGTGTCAGATCTGTCTCCGGGTCCGTCTCCGGTCAGTCTGTCCCCGACGCCCCCCAGCACCCCGTCCTCATACAGCTTCAGTTACCCGCAGGGCTCCGTCCTCACCTCGCCCGGACACAGCCAGACGCTCGCCGGGACCCTGCCCAAATCACGGCCCAAACCCCCCCGCCAGAGACCCAGCCTGCCCCCCCCGCAGCCGCCGCCGCCGGACGCTCTGTCCGCCGGGGAGAACATGTCTACAG ACTCGTGCTGTGATTTGGACGTTCCCGTAATAAGCGTGGAACTGGACGGGAGATACAGGAACTCTGTGGATCTTCTGGAGTCAGAGGAGGAGTCGGAGAGCACCGCCCTTTGA
- the LOC109061013 gene encoding rho GTPase-activating protein 44-like isoform X5 produces the protein MKKQFNRMRQLANQTVGRAEKTEVLSEDLLQVEKRLELVKQVSHSTHKKLTGCLQGQQGVDVDKRSVRSPSKKLPLTSLAQCLVEGAVILGDDSLLGKMLKICGETQDRLAQELLLFELQIERDVVEPLYTLSEVEIPNIQKQRKHLAKLVLDMDSARTRWQQSSKSSTLTNKDTPTGAKADALREEMEEAAIRMEICRDQLSADMYSFMAKEIDNANYFQTLIEVQAEYHRKSLELLQNVLPQIKAQQESWVEKPCYGKPLEEHLTLSGREIAFPIEACVTMLLDCGLQEEGLFRVAPSASKLKKLKASLDCGVLDFQEYSADPHAIAGALKSYLRELPEPLLTFDLYDDWIQASNSIVDQDKRLQVLFSTCEKLPTANSNNFKYLVKFLAKLNEYQDYNKMTPGNIAIVLGPNLLWAHTEGNITEMMTTVSLQIVGIIEPIIQHADWFFPEEIEFNVTGNYGSPVHTNHNANFSSMPSPDLDQSDRRQQDQSRRPLSVATDNMMLEFYKKDGIRKIQSMGVRVMDTSWVSRRGSSSSSRKSSSTPPSLQLPSDSLSLEQMADDSASPSQTPPPISADRTSTQKNKEPSPVIGQRGVSPTAPSAGHNQLSDLSPHTLHRVSKKLAPIPPKGPYSPSSCVSDLSPGPSPVSLSPTPPSTPSSYSFSYPQGSVLTSPGHSQTLAGTLPKSRPKPPRQRPSLPPPQPPPPDALSAGENMSTAV, from the exons aagAAGCTTCCCCTGACGTCTCTGGCTCAGTGTCTGGTGGAAGGAGCTGTGATTCTGGGTGACGATTCTCTGCTGGG gaagatGCTGAAGATCTGTGGAGAGACGCAGGACAGACTCGCTCAAGAACTTCTGCTGTTTGAGCTCCAGATCGAGCGAGACGTCGTTGAGCCGCTGTACACTCTCTctgag GTTGAAATTCCcaacattcagaaacaaagaaaacatttagcAAAACTGGTTCTGGACATGGATTCTGCTCGCACAcg GTGGCAGCAGTCGTCCAAATCCTCAACTCTGACTAATAAGGACACGCCCACCGGGGCCAAAGCCGACGCCCTCAGGGAGGAGATGGAGGAGGCGGCCATTCGCATGGAGATCTGTAGA GATCAGCTCTCGGCGGACATGTATAGTTTCATGGCCAAAGAAATCGACAATGCAAACTACTTCCAGACG CTGATCGAGGTTCAGGCCGAGTACCACAGGAAGTCTTTGGAGCTACTCCAGAATGTTCTGCCACAAATTAAAGCGCAACAGG AGTCGTGGGTGGAGAAGCCGTGTTACGGGAAACCGTTAGAGGAGCACCTGACTCTGAGCGGGAGAGAAATTGCTTTCCCCATCGAAGCGTGTGTGACCATGCTGCTGGACTGTGGCCTACAGGAGGAG ggtTTGTTTCGAGTTGCTCCGTCTGCCTCGAAGCTGAAGAAGCTGAAGGCGTCTCTGGACTGCGGGGTGCTGGACTTTCAGGAATATTCTGCAGATCCTCACGCCATCGCAG GTGCTCTGAAATCATACCTGCGAGAGCTACCCGAACCCctgctgacctttgacctttatgATGACTGGATTCAGGCATCGAA cagtATTGTGGATCAGGACAAGCGTCTGCAAGTGTTGTTCTCGACCTGTGAGAAACTTCCTACAGCTAACAGCAACAACTTCAA GTATTTGGTAAAATTTCTTGCCAAGTTGAACGAGTATCAGGATTACAATAAAATGACGCCAGGAAACATTGCAATTGTTCTGGGGCCAAACCTGCTTTGGGCGCATACAGAGGG GAACATCACAGAGATGATGACCACAGTCTCGCTGCAGATCGTGGGGATCATTGAGCCCATCATCCAGCATGCTGATTGGTTCTTCCCCGAAG AGATCGAGTTTAACGTGACGGGAAACTACGGCAGCCCCGTCCACACCAATCACAACGCCAACTTCAGCTCCATGCCGTCGCCGGACTTGGACCAATCAGATCGCAGGCAGCAGGACCAGAGCCGACGCCCACTCAGCGTCGCCACCGACAACATGATGCTGGAGTTCTACAAGAAAGACGG CATTAGGAAAATCCAGAG TATGGGAGTGCGAGTGATGGACACTTCCTGGGTTTCTCGGAGAGGCTCCTCCTCCTCGTCTCGTAAGAGTTCCTCGACTCCGCCCAGCCTTCAGCTGCCCTCTGATTCACTGAGCCTCGAGCAGATGGCTGATGACTCCGCCTCCCCCTCACAGACTCCGCCCCCCATCAGCGCCGATAGGACCAG CACCCAGAAGAATAAGGAGCCCTCGCCTGTGATTGGTCAAAGAGGCGTTTCACCAACGGCTCCCTCTGCTGGACACAACCAGCTGTCTGACCTGAGCCCTCACACGCTGCACAGAG TTTCCAAGAAGCTGGCCCCCATCCCTCCCAAGGGTCCGTACTCTCCGTCCAGCTGTGTGTCAGATCTGTCTCCGGGTCCGTCTCCGGTCAGTCTGTCCCCGACGCCCCCCAGCACCCCGTCCTCATACAGCTTCAGTTACCCGCAGGGCTCCGTCCTCACCTCGCCCGGACACAGCCAGACGCTCGCCGGGACCCTGCCCAAATCACGGCCCAAACCCCCCCGCCAGAGACCCAGCCTGCCCCCCCCGCAGCCGCCGCCGCCGGACGCTCTGTCCGCCGGGGAGAACATGTCTACAG CGGTCTGA